A single Saccopteryx bilineata isolate mSacBil1 chromosome 9, mSacBil1_pri_phased_curated, whole genome shotgun sequence DNA region contains:
- the SIAH1 gene encoding E3 ubiquitin-protein ligase SIAH1 isoform X1, translating to MPGKSPSPSLYSWRGVLLTCLPAAGTRKRKEMSRQTATALPTGTSKCTPSQRVPALTGTTASNNDLASLFECPVCFDYVLPPILQCQSGHLVCSNCRPKLTCCPTCRGPLGSIRNLAMEKVANSVLFPCKYASSGCEITLPHTEKADHEELCEFRPYSCPCPGASCKWQGSLDAVMPHLMHQHKSITTLQGEDIVFLATDINLPGAVDWVMMQSCFGFHFMLVLEKQEKYDGHQQFFAIVQLIGTRKQAENFAYRLELNGHRRRLTWEATPRSIHEGIATAIMNSDCLVFDTSIAQLFAENGNLGINVTISMC from the coding sequence AAATGAGCCGCCAGACTGCCACGGCGTTACCTACTGGGACCTCCAAGTGCACGCCGTCGCAGAGGGTACCCGCCCTGACGGGCACCACCGCTTCCAACAATGACTTGGCCAGTCTTTTTGAGTGTCCCGTGTGCTTTGACTATGTGTTACCACCCATTCTTCAGTGTCAGAGTGGCCACCTTGTCTGTAGCAACTGTCGCCCAAAGCTCACATGTTGTCCAACCTGCCGGGGCCCCTTGGGGTCCATTCGCAACTTGGCTATGGAGAAAGTGGCCAATTCAGTACTTTTCCCCTGTAAATACGCCTCTTCTGGGTGTGAGATAACTCTGCCACACACGGAAAAAGCCGACCACGAAGAGCTCTGTGAGTTCCGGCCTTACTCCTGCCCGTGCCCCGGCGCGTCCTGCAAGTGGCAGGGCTCGCTGGACGCCGTCATGCCTCACCTGATGCACCAGCACAAGTCCATCACCACCCTGCAGGGAGAGGACATCGTCTTCCTGGCCACAGACATCAACCTGCCCGGGGCGGTGGACTGGGTGATGATGCAGTCCTGCTTCGGCTTCCACTTCATGCTGGTGCTGGAGAAGCAGGAGAAGTACGACGGCCACCAGCAGTTCTTCGCCATCGTCCAGCTGATAGGGACGCGCAAGCAGGCCGAGAACTTCGCTTATCGACTTGAGCTAAACGGCCACAGGAGGCGACTGACTTGGGAAGCCACCCCCCGGTCCATTCACGAGGGGATCGCCACCGCCATCATGAACAGTGACTGTCTGGTCTTCGACACCAGCATCGCACAGCTCTTTGCAGAAAATGGCAATTTAGGCATCAATGTAACTATTTCCATGTGTTGA
- the SIAH1 gene encoding E3 ubiquitin-protein ligase SIAH1 isoform X2, which produces MSRQTATALPTGTSKCTPSQRVPALTGTTASNNDLASLFECPVCFDYVLPPILQCQSGHLVCSNCRPKLTCCPTCRGPLGSIRNLAMEKVANSVLFPCKYASSGCEITLPHTEKADHEELCEFRPYSCPCPGASCKWQGSLDAVMPHLMHQHKSITTLQGEDIVFLATDINLPGAVDWVMMQSCFGFHFMLVLEKQEKYDGHQQFFAIVQLIGTRKQAENFAYRLELNGHRRRLTWEATPRSIHEGIATAIMNSDCLVFDTSIAQLFAENGNLGINVTISMC; this is translated from the coding sequence ATGAGCCGCCAGACTGCCACGGCGTTACCTACTGGGACCTCCAAGTGCACGCCGTCGCAGAGGGTACCCGCCCTGACGGGCACCACCGCTTCCAACAATGACTTGGCCAGTCTTTTTGAGTGTCCCGTGTGCTTTGACTATGTGTTACCACCCATTCTTCAGTGTCAGAGTGGCCACCTTGTCTGTAGCAACTGTCGCCCAAAGCTCACATGTTGTCCAACCTGCCGGGGCCCCTTGGGGTCCATTCGCAACTTGGCTATGGAGAAAGTGGCCAATTCAGTACTTTTCCCCTGTAAATACGCCTCTTCTGGGTGTGAGATAACTCTGCCACACACGGAAAAAGCCGACCACGAAGAGCTCTGTGAGTTCCGGCCTTACTCCTGCCCGTGCCCCGGCGCGTCCTGCAAGTGGCAGGGCTCGCTGGACGCCGTCATGCCTCACCTGATGCACCAGCACAAGTCCATCACCACCCTGCAGGGAGAGGACATCGTCTTCCTGGCCACAGACATCAACCTGCCCGGGGCGGTGGACTGGGTGATGATGCAGTCCTGCTTCGGCTTCCACTTCATGCTGGTGCTGGAGAAGCAGGAGAAGTACGACGGCCACCAGCAGTTCTTCGCCATCGTCCAGCTGATAGGGACGCGCAAGCAGGCCGAGAACTTCGCTTATCGACTTGAGCTAAACGGCCACAGGAGGCGACTGACTTGGGAAGCCACCCCCCGGTCCATTCACGAGGGGATCGCCACCGCCATCATGAACAGTGACTGTCTGGTCTTCGACACCAGCATCGCACAGCTCTTTGCAGAAAATGGCAATTTAGGCATCAATGTAACTATTTCCATGTGTTGA